A single genomic interval of Sander lucioperca isolate FBNREF2018 chromosome 9, SLUC_FBN_1.2, whole genome shotgun sequence harbors:
- the glula gene encoding glutamate-ammonia ligase (glutamine synthase) a produces MATSASATLSKAVKQQYMELSQGDKVQAMYIWIDGTGEGLRCKTRTLDFEPKSIEDLPEWNFDGSSTYQCEGSNSDMYLIPAAMFRDPFRKDPNKLVLCEVLKYNRKPAETNLRLTCSKVMTMVEDQHPWFGMEQEYTILGTDGHPFGWPSNGFPGPQGPYYCGVGADKAYGRDIVEAHYRACLYAGVDICGTNAEVMPAQWEFQVGPCEGINMGDHLWVARFILHRVCEDFGVVASFDPKPITGNWNGAGCHTNFSTKEMREEGGLKAIEDSIEKLGKRHSYHIRSYDPKGGLDNARRLTGHHETSNINEFSAGVANRGASIRIPRNVGQEKKGYFEDRRPSANCDPYSVTEALIRTCLLNEEGDEPTDY; encoded by the exons ATGGCCACGTCTGCCAGCGCCACATTGAGTAAAGCTGTCAAGCAGCAGTACATGGAGCTTTCTCAGGGGGATAAAGTCCAAGCCATGTATATTTGGATTGATGGAACCGGAGAGGGGCTCCGCTGCAAAACCAGGACGCTGGATTTTGAACCCAAAAGCATCGAAG ATCTACCCGAGTGGAACTTCGATGGCTCCAGTACCTACCAGTGTGAGGGCTCCAACAGCGACATGTATCTGATTCCTGCTGCCATGTTCCGGGATCCATTCCGTAAAGACCCTAACAAGCTGGTCCTGTGTGAAGTGCTCAAGTACAACCGCAAACCTGCAG AAACTAACCTTCGACTCACATGCAGCAAGGTGATGACGATGGTGGAGGACCAGCATCCCTGGTTTGGCATGGAGCAGGAGTATACCATTCTGGGCACAGATGGACACCCTTTTGGCTGGCCATCTAATGGTTTCCCTGGACCACAAG gTCCATACTACTGTGGTGTGGGAGCTGACAAAGCCTATGGCAGAGATATCGTGGAGGCCCATTACAGAGCCTGTCTGTATGCTGGAGTTGATATCTGTGGCACAAATGCAGAAGTGATGCCTGCTCAG TGGGAGTTCCAGGTTGGACCTTGTGAAGGGATCAACATGGGTGATCATCTCTGGGTGGCACGCTTCATCCTGCACCGCGTTTGTGAAGATTTTGGCGTTGTTGCCTCATTTGACCCCAAGCCAATCACAGGCAACTGGAATGGTGCTGGCTGCCATACAAACTTCAGCACAAAAGAGATGAGGGAAGAAGGTGGATTAAA AGCCATTGAAGATTCCATTGAGAAGCTTGGGAAGAGGCACAGCTATCACATCCGTTCCTATGATCCCAAAGGGGGGCTCGACAACGCTCGCCGTCTCACCGGCCATCATGAAACCTCAAACATCAACGAATTCTCCGCAGGCGTGGCCAACCGTGGCGCCAGCATCCGCATTCCTCGTAACGTCGGCCAGGAGAAGAAGGGCTACTTCGAGGACCGTCGCCCATCGGCCAACTGTGACCCGTACAGTGTGACCGAGGCCCTGATCCGCACCTGTTTGCTGAACGAGGAGGGAGATGAACCTACGGATTACTAA